Proteins from a single region of Streptomyces spinoverrucosus:
- a CDS encoding gamma-glutamyl-gamma-aminobutyrate hydrolase family protein produces MRPLIGITGRRLSASLLSGMDARYAGRHVDQYFSDYARCVAEAGGIPVHLPFEAGSIETMRRLDGLLVTGGQDIHPNRWGGDAGEATGADPRLNSMAHDIERDAYEALLIHGAVAASVPVLGVCRGHQLLNVAFGGRLVADIPPSVVEHYSRQAALTDGAGDHVVRFSPGSLAASIYGSRAQVNSWHHQAVEVCGNGLAVSGRAADGVVECTEMPGHPVLGVQWHPEWQQTPDPVFGWLVDAAGQALQRRAGQSVSTGQPR; encoded by the coding sequence ATGCGCCCCCTCATCGGTATCACCGGCCGTCGGCTGAGCGCGAGCCTGCTCAGCGGCATGGACGCCAGATACGCCGGCCGTCATGTCGACCAGTACTTCTCCGACTACGCCCGCTGTGTCGCCGAAGCCGGCGGCATCCCGGTGCACCTGCCCTTCGAGGCGGGGTCCATCGAGACGATGCGCCGCCTGGACGGCCTGCTCGTCACCGGCGGCCAGGACATCCATCCCAACCGCTGGGGCGGCGACGCGGGGGAGGCAACCGGCGCGGACCCGAGGCTGAACAGCATGGCCCACGACATCGAGCGGGACGCCTACGAGGCCCTGCTGATCCACGGCGCGGTCGCCGCGAGTGTGCCCGTGCTCGGGGTGTGCCGGGGCCACCAACTGCTCAACGTCGCCTTCGGCGGGCGGCTCGTCGCCGACATACCCCCGAGCGTCGTCGAGCACTACTCGCGGCAGGCAGCCCTCACCGACGGGGCCGGCGACCACGTCGTGCGGTTCTCCCCAGGATCGCTGGCCGCGTCGATCTACGGCTCCCGCGCGCAGGTCAACTCCTGGCACCACCAGGCCGTCGAGGTCTGCGGAAACGGGCTGGCGGTGTCCGGACGCGCCGCCGACGGCGTCGTCGAGTGCACCGAGATGCCCGGCCATCCCGTACTCGGTGTGCAGTGGCACCCCGAGTGGCAGCAGACGCCGGACCCGGTCTTCGGCTGGCTGGTCGACGCCGCCGGGCAGGCGCTCCAGAGGCGCGCCGGGCAGTCGGTCTCCACCGGACAGCCCCGCTGA
- a CDS encoding Zn-dependent alcohol dehydrogenase, producing MTALVDAAVLNTAPGRLEIEKLRLDVPGPDEVLVRVVSAGLCHSDLHEIDGTFASEPPIVLGHEASGVVEAVGADVVGLRVGDHVVTCLSVFCGRCRYCTGGRLTLCENRSRLSHQRPGPRLVNAAGRPVRPTAGIGAFAQAMVVHQNALVRIPSDMPMAPASILGCAVTTGLGAVFRGARVEPGSSVVVIGTGGIGTAAIQGARIAGATQIIAVDLIPEKLKAAERFGATHALHAGESDPVEAVRDITGGGADFAFEAVGRSTTVEQAFAMLRPGGLATVVGMVPEHTPIRVSGPELFLQEKRLQGSFMGSNQFKTDIPRYVDLYLQGRLLLDDMVSEHVTLPGINEGFELLAQGRATRVVADIGEV from the coding sequence ATGACGGCGCTCGTCGACGCGGCGGTACTGAACACCGCGCCCGGCCGGCTGGAGATCGAGAAGCTGAGGCTCGATGTACCGGGACCGGACGAGGTCCTGGTACGAGTGGTCAGCGCAGGCCTGTGCCACTCGGACCTGCACGAGATCGACGGAACCTTCGCGTCGGAACCGCCGATCGTGCTCGGTCACGAGGCATCGGGTGTGGTGGAGGCGGTGGGGGCCGATGTGGTGGGGCTGCGGGTCGGCGACCACGTCGTCACCTGTCTGTCGGTCTTCTGCGGCCGATGCCGCTACTGCACCGGCGGCCGCCTCACGCTGTGCGAGAACCGGTCCCGGCTCTCCCACCAGCGGCCCGGTCCCCGGCTGGTGAACGCCGCCGGGCGCCCGGTGCGGCCGACGGCGGGGATCGGCGCCTTCGCCCAGGCGATGGTGGTCCATCAGAACGCCCTCGTACGGATCCCTTCCGACATGCCGATGGCCCCGGCAAGCATCCTCGGCTGCGCGGTGACCACGGGTCTGGGCGCGGTCTTCCGCGGCGCCCGCGTGGAGCCGGGCAGCAGCGTGGTGGTGATCGGCACCGGCGGGATCGGCACGGCCGCCATCCAGGGCGCCAGGATCGCGGGCGCGACGCAGATCATCGCCGTGGACCTGATCCCGGAGAAGCTCAAGGCAGCCGAGCGGTTCGGCGCCACGCACGCCCTGCACGCGGGCGAGTCCGACCCGGTCGAGGCCGTACGCGACATCACCGGTGGCGGCGCCGACTTCGCCTTCGAGGCGGTCGGGCGGAGTACGACGGTGGAACAGGCCTTCGCGATGCTGCGCCCCGGCGGACTCGCCACGGTCGTCGGCATGGTGCCGGAGCACACGCCGATCCGGGTCAGCGGGCCGGAACTGTTCCTTCAGGAGAAGCGCCTGCAGGGCTCCTTCATGGGCTCGAACCAGTTCAAGACGGATATCCCGCGCTACGTCGACCTCTATCTCCAGGGCCGGCTGCTGCTTGACGACATGGTGTCCGAGCACGTCACGCTCCCCGGGATCAACGAGGGCTTCGAGCTGCTGGCACAAGGACGGGCGACCCGCGTGGTCGCCGACATCGGGGAGGTCTGA